The proteins below come from a single Ictalurus punctatus breed USDA103 chromosome 24, Coco_2.0, whole genome shotgun sequence genomic window:
- the LOC108256875 gene encoding zinc finger protein 665 isoform X2 codes for MAEPRCFQTQLNSIMEIMSRAVVRQICKIVDSDLASLRLELERALHDNAALGDKMRVLESEVETMRKAGARARRKSCRSVCIQTSEASGNKRNTSTAPRDPHDVSEDMADDDDICFISAGFPGTSDVDTMAPDSPRAAATKLISMDGTVQHVIVSGDDDDDEDNEEEDRVEFDQHCMPIEFMEGERGESAAFERQDEVEQGAEQDILTDSECMSGSGGGAGHIFNYFDRFNIHHQPVPGDDSAKTDFTCPECGKTFLRRNGLTLHMKSHQKQNAHACRTCKVVFPQKNLLRTHKCLPPEKTLAKTADMRFRCEMCGKYFHSKANLKVHYAVHTGERPHTCSFCGRGFSQKGNLTTHERIHKGERPYVCTTCGKSFTQKGNLTHHLAIHSKINNRMRNAVEKWQ; via the exons ATGGCCGAGCCGCGTTGTTTTCAAACGCAGCTGAACTCCATCATGGAGATCATGAGCAGGGCGGTCGTGAGACAGATCTGTAAAATCGTAGACAGCGACTTGGCGTCTTTACGACTGGAGCTGGAGCGCGCGCTTCACGACAACGCGGCTCTCGGGGACAAAATGCGCGTGCTCGAGAGCGAAGTGGAAACTATGCGGAAAGCGGGAGCGCGCGCTCGGCGCAAGAGCTGCCGGTCTGTGTGCATTCAGACATCGGAAG CGTCAGGGAACAAAAGAAATACATCCACAGCGCCAAGAGATCCTCATGACGTCTCTGAAGACATGGCTGACGACGACGACATATGCTTCATATCTGCAGGATTTCCGGGGACATCCGACGTCGACACCATGGCGCCGGATTCCCCGAGAGCCGCTGCCACCAAGCTCATATCTATGGATGGCACGGTTCAGCATGTCATCGTGTCAggcgacgacgacgacgacgaagACAACGAGGAAGAAGACCGGGTGGAGTTTGACCAGCATTGTATGCCCATCGAGTTTATGGAGGGCGAACGGGGAGAATCCGCAGCGTTCGAGAGGCAGGACGAGGTGGAGCAGGGGGCGGAGCAGGACATTTTAACCGATTCCGAGTGCATGTCCGGCTCAGGCGGAGGTGCTGGTCACATTTTTAATTACTTCGACAGATTCAATATCCATCACCAACCCGTTCCAGGCGACGACTCTGCTAAGACGGACTTCACCTGTCCCGAATGCGGGAAGACGTTCCTGCGTCGGAACGGCCTCACGTTGCACATGAAGAGTCACCAAAAGCAGAACGCTCACGCGTGCCGCACCTGCAAGGTCGTCTTCCCGCAAAAGAACCTCCTCCGGACGCACAAGTGCCTGCCTCCGGAAAAAACTCTGGCCAAAACGGCGGACATGAGGTTCCGCTGCGAGATGTGCGGCAAATATTTTCACTCCAAAGCCAACCTGAAGGTTCACTACGCCGTGCACACGGGAGAACGGCCTCACACGTGCAGCTTCTGCGGAAGAGGGTTCTCGCAGAAAGGAAACCTGACCACTCACGAGCGCATCCACAAGGGAGAGCGGCCGTACGTGTGCACCACCTGCGGGAAAAGCTTCACCCAGAAAGGCAACCTGACTCACCACCTGGCTATTCATAGCAAGATAAACAACAGAATGAGGAACGCTGTTGAAAAATGgcagtga
- the LOC108256828 gene encoding zinc finger protein 432, whose amino-acid sequence MLTPLSAFQTRLADIMETLAKTAVLEISKLVELECKILLSEVTRGQHEIDFLRKRLQLMEKHMSTNNTTQNQEAGDTGASALLTAVQEHRSRTEIHSSETEIHSSKAENHSSETEIHSSETEIHSPRTENNSSRTENNSSRTENNSSRMENNSSRTKNHTSRTENHSLRKENHSSRRENNSSITENQPHIKRESELEEFSGGDAALLDTPVTSEQDHADMREKQRDCRLQQHHGEEPTIEVKVKQEGFWDAELGGDKTRDGIHSTEERSARHLSDESADKQTHPQDRIFFENNLHAPEGPALKVRSSAEIDSTQSYLLPKPVRRRVASRFKEEKRFACPLCTKCFKCFSQLEIHKRSHTGEKPYRCTLCGKRYAQKGHLYTHQRTHTGEKPYRCMHCGKAFIQKCSLDMHQRTHTGEKPFICVECGKGFTKKFNLNKHLVVHSNAKSGFCDRNGRTVNGPGLRSSSVGH is encoded by the exons ATGTTGACGCCTCTTTCTGCTTTTCAGACTCGGTTAGCTGATATTATGGAAACATTGGCCAAAACGGCGGTGTTGGAGATCAGTAAACTTGTGGAGCTGGAATGTAAAATCCTCCTGTCTGAGGTGACCCGAGGTCAACATGAGATCGACTTTCTGAGGAAAAGACTGCAGCTGAtggaaaaacacatgtcaacaAATAATACAACTCAGAACCAGGAGGCTGGAGATACTGGAGCATCAGCACTGCTTACAGCAGTACAGGAGCACAGGTCCAGAACAGAGATCCACAGCTCCGAAACAGAGATCCACAGCTCCAAAGCAGAGAACCACAGTTCTGAAACAGAGATCCACAGCTCCGAAACAGAGATCCACAGCCCCAGAACGGAGAACAACAGCTCCAGAACGGAGAACAACAGCTCCAGAACAGAGAACAACAGCTCCAGAATGGAGAACAACAGCTCCAGAACGAAAAACCACACCTCCCGAACGGAGAACCACAGCCTCAGAAAGGAGAACCACAGCTCCAGAAGAGAAAACAACAGCTCCATAACAGAGAACCAGCCTCATATTAAAAG AGAGAGTGAGCTGGAAGAGTTCAGTGGGGGTGATGCTGCTTTACTCGACACTCCTGTGACCTCTGAACAGGACCAT GCTGatatgagagagaaacagcGTGACTGTCGTCTGCAGCAGCATCACGGAGAAGAACCGACTATTGAAGTAAAGGTTAAACAGGAGGGCTTCTGGGACGCTGAATTAGGAGGAGACAAGACGAGAGATGGCA TACACAGCACTGAGGAAAGATCTGCCAGGCATCTCAGTGATGAATCTGCTGACAAACAGACTCATCCACAGGACAGAAtcttttttgaaaataatttacACGCCCCTGAAGGACCTGCTTTAAAAGTGCGCTCGAGCGCAGAGATCGACAGCACACAGTCTTATCTCCTCCCGAAGCCCGTCAGGAGACGCGTGGCCTCCAGGTTCAAGGAGGAGAAGCGCTTCGCGTGCCCGCTCTGCACAAAGTGCTTCAAGTGTTTCAGCCAGCTGGAAATCCACAAGCGGAGTCACACGGGTGAGAAGCCGTACAGGTGCACGCTGTGCGGTAAGAGGTACGCGCAGAAAGGtcacctgtacacacaccagcgcacacacacgggagagaagccgtaccGCTGCATGCACTGCGGCAAAGCTTTCATTCAGAAGTGCTCTCTGGACATGCACCAGAGAACTCACACCGGAGAGAAACCCTTCATCTGTGTCGAATGTGGGAAAGGCTTTACCAAGAAATTCAATCTGAACAAACATCTGGTTGTACATTCAAACGCCAAGTCTGGCTTCTGTGATCGGAATGGCAGGACCGTGAACGGACCCGGGCTCCGTTCCTCAAGCGTCGGTCACTGA
- the trim35-13 gene encoding zinc-binding protein A33: MNLTIKAKSLKDAMTTRRAVLEDDLSCPICGKIFQEPVVLFCKHRFCKPCLESSWVGGGACECPLCCQPSSMGELIVNTMLKKSCEGYLKERRKSNPFACKEHGESLTLFCLEDLQPTCVECKESGSHKGHRLYSLEEASQDCKAELKTALKPLQDKLKFFRNVKSTYDLTAEHIKRQAEHAERQIREEFEALHKFLREEEAAKLSELKKEEAEKSETMTEKIEEMENQITSLTNTIRSIEKEMSAQDIPFLQNYKETIKRTWQLPQEPQMISGSLVDVAKHLGSLKFNVWEKMKNIIQYTPVTLDPNTAASCFQLSEDLTTLQCCSQIFKLPDNPERFDVSAEMLGAEGFRSGKHSWDVEVKNNSYWVIGVASESVKRKGKNVLTPAEGFWTIRLRNGEYKACSAPWSSLTMNKEPDVVRVVLDMDRSKVMFYDPRERTPLYTFTDIISPRVFPYFCSACKDHPLKVLPASVYVKVQH; this comes from the exons ATGAACCTCACCATTAAAGCTAAGAGTCTCAAAGACGCAATGACCACCAGGCGTGCCGTCCTCGAAGATGACCTCTCCTGCCCAATATGCGGGAAGATTTTTCAAGAGCCTGTGGTGCTTTTCTGCAAACATAGATTCTGTAAACCATGCCTGGAGAGCAGTTGGGTCGGTGGAGGAGCTTGCGAATGTCCACTCTGCTGCCAGCCGTCGTCCATGGGGGAACTCATAGTTAACACAATGCTCAAGAAGTCCTGTGAAGGTTATCTGAAAGAACGGCGCAAGAGTAACCCCTTTGCATGCAAAGAACACGGCGAATCTCTGACCTTATTCTGTCTGGAAGATCTACAGCCTACATGCGTCGAGTGCAAGGAATCGGGAAGCCACAAAGGGCATCGATTATACTCCTTGGAAGAGGCTTCGCAAGATTGTAAG GCTGAACTGAAGACTGCTCTGAAGCCATTGCAAGACAAGCTGAAGTTCTTCAGGAACGTTAAATCCACATACGATCTAACAGCAGAGCACATTAAG aGACAGGCAGAGCATGCGGAGAGGCAGATCAGAGAGGAGTTTGAAGCGCTGCACAAGTTCCTTCGAGAAGAAGAAGCGGCCAAACTCTCTGAACTGAAGAAAGAGGAGGCGGAGAAGAGCGAGACCATGACGGAAAAGATCGAGGAGATGGAAAACCAAATCACGTCCCTCACAAACACCATCAGGTCTATCGAAAAGGAGATGAGCGCTCAGGATATCCCGTTCCTCCAG AATTACAAGGAAACCATAAAGAG AACTTGGCAGCTACCCCAGGAACCACAGATGATATCGGGGTCTTTGGTTGACGTAGCCAAACATTTAGGCTCTTTAAAATTCAACGTCTGGGAGAAGATGAAGAATATCATCCAGTATA CTCCTGTGACTCTGGACCCGAACACAGCGGCGAGCTGTTTCCAGCTGTCAGAGGACCTGACGACTCTTCAGTGCTGCTCTCAGATCTTCAAGCTCCCGGACAACCCGGAGCGCTTCGACGTCAGTGCCGAGATGCTGGGCGCGGAGGGCTTCCGCTCGGGTAAACACAGCTGGGACGTGGAAGTCAAAAACAACAGCTACTGGGTGATCGGAGTAGCCAGCGAATCGGTGAAGAGGAAGGGCAAGAACGTGCTGACGCCTGCAGAGGGGTTTTGGACTATTCGGCTGAGGAACGGCGAGTACAAGGCTTGCTCGGCACCGTGGTCGTCGCTAACCATGAACAAGGAGCCAGATGTGGTGAGGGTGGTGTTGGATATGGACAGGTCGAAGGTGATGTTCTATGACCCGAGAGAGAGGACGCCACTCTACACGTTCACGGACATCATCTCGCCACGAGTGTTTCCTTACTTCTGCAGTGCCTGCAAAGATCATCCACTCAAAGTACTTCCAGCGAGTGTGTATGTTAAAGTGCAGCACTAG
- the si:dkey-210j14.3 gene encoding RB-associated KRAB zinc finger protein yields the protein MVETMVSDSHFQNQLASIMEMLAKTAVLEIGKLVEESHAVFRRELSRRISENEGLKKKCSLLESELKASRRSTQDRAEAHSVPNKEAGHRPTIEGVFGKEWCMDLWRDKESSALHKHQSHVDPCMIESIDLMEDDGPDMIIIKDETFDDGPGKSKPQVNSRSSEKDPAFSGVERDVAQSSEEFLPYAAALANTPPRRAAEQTFDVRADPRPSALEDAATSSNVSSEEFGGFFPASMHLNAPKNLTSGPEQKKFECVFCGKNFNYLSYLKVHLRTHSGEKPFGCTVCGKRFAQKTYLKIHMRTHSGERPYTCMECAKSFSQKSSLNIHLRSHTGEKPYSCVDCGKRYAYKHGFNIHQCNG from the exons aTGGTGGAGACGATGGTGAGCGACTCCCATTTTCAGAACCAGTTAGCGTCCATAATGGAAATGCTGGCCAAAACGGCCGTGCTGGAAATCGGCAAACTGGTGGAGGAGAGTCATGCGGTGTTTAGGAGAGAGCTTTCCCGCAGGATCTCAGAAAACGAGGGTCTGAAGAAGAAGTGCTCTTTGTTAGAGAGCGAGCTGAAGGCGAGCAGGAGGAGCACACAGGACAGAGCCGAGGCGCACAGTGTGCCCAATAAAG AAGCCGGACATCGTCCCACCATCGAAGGCGTGTTTGGGAAGGAGTGGTGTATGGATCTGTGGAGAGACAAGGAGTCCAGTGCACTACACAAGCATCAGAGCCATGTGGACCCGTGTAtgatagag TCTATTGATCTGATGGAAGATGATGGACCCGACATGATCATCATCAAAGACGAGACGTTTGACGACGGCCCGGGTAAAAGCAAGCCACAAGTCAACTCGAGGAGCAGTGAGAAAG ACCCTGCGTTCTCGGGTGTGGAACGCGACGTGGCCCAGAGCAGCGAGGAGTTCCTCCCGTACGCCGCCGCGCTCGCCAACACGCCGCCGAGACGCGCGGCCGAGCAGACGTTTGACGTCAGAGCGGACCCGAGACCGTCTGCGCTCGAAGACGCCGCCACGTCGTCCAACGTGAGCTCGGAGGAGTTCGGCGGATTCTTTCCCGCTAGCATGCACCTGAACGCCCCGAAGAACTTAACGTCCGGTCCGGAGCAGAAGAAGTTTGAATGCGTGTTCTGCGGGAAGAACTTCAACTACTTGAGCTATTTAAAAGTGCACTTACGGACGCACTCCGGAGAGAAACCCTTCGGCTGCACGGTGTGCGGTAAGCGCTTCGCTCAGAAGACGTACCTCAAAATCCACATGCGCACTCACTCTGGAGAGAGACCCTACACGTGCATGGAGTGCGCCAAGAGCTTTTCGCAGAAGAGTTCGCTAAATATACACCTGCGCAGCCACACCGGAGAGAAACCGTACAGCTGCGTGGACTGCGGGAAACGCTACGCGTATAAACACGGCTTCAACATCCATCAGTGCAACGGCTAA
- the LOC108256875 gene encoding zinc finger and SCAN domain-containing protein 2 isoform X1 — translation MAEPRCFQTQLNSIMEIMSRAVVRQICKIVDSDLASLRLELERALHDNAALGDKMRVLESEVETMRKAGARARRKSCRSVCIQTSEDAPPSINGIFGKEWCSSLWDGRPRPGEEAVEVEPDVSDEPENDDDCNVRSVKEEVSEQEICVINPTSGNKRNTSTAPRDPHDVSEDMADDDDICFISAGFPGTSDVDTMAPDSPRAAATKLISMDGTVQHVIVSGDDDDDEDNEEEDRVEFDQHCMPIEFMEGERGESAAFERQDEVEQGAEQDILTDSECMSGSGGGAGHIFNYFDRFNIHHQPVPGDDSAKTDFTCPECGKTFLRRNGLTLHMKSHQKQNAHACRTCKVVFPQKNLLRTHKCLPPEKTLAKTADMRFRCEMCGKYFHSKANLKVHYAVHTGERPHTCSFCGRGFSQKGNLTTHERIHKGERPYVCTTCGKSFTQKGNLTHHLAIHSKINNRMRNAVEKWQ, via the exons ATGGCCGAGCCGCGTTGTTTTCAAACGCAGCTGAACTCCATCATGGAGATCATGAGCAGGGCGGTCGTGAGACAGATCTGTAAAATCGTAGACAGCGACTTGGCGTCTTTACGACTGGAGCTGGAGCGCGCGCTTCACGACAACGCGGCTCTCGGGGACAAAATGCGCGTGCTCGAGAGCGAAGTGGAAACTATGCGGAAAGCGGGAGCGCGCGCTCGGCGCAAGAGCTGCCGGTCTGTGTGCATTCAGACATCGGAAG ACGCTCCACCCTCCATTAACGGCATCTTCGGGAAGGAGTGGTGCTCCAGTCTGTGGGACGGCAGGCCCAGGCCAGGAGAGGAGGCGGTCGAGGTGGAGCCGGATGTGTCTGATGAG CCTGAAAACGATGACGACTGCAACGTGCGCAGTGTCAAGGAGGAGGTTTCTGAGCAGGAAATCTGCGTCATCAATCCAA CGTCAGGGAACAAAAGAAATACATCCACAGCGCCAAGAGATCCTCATGACGTCTCTGAAGACATGGCTGACGACGACGACATATGCTTCATATCTGCAGGATTTCCGGGGACATCCGACGTCGACACCATGGCGCCGGATTCCCCGAGAGCCGCTGCCACCAAGCTCATATCTATGGATGGCACGGTTCAGCATGTCATCGTGTCAggcgacgacgacgacgacgaagACAACGAGGAAGAAGACCGGGTGGAGTTTGACCAGCATTGTATGCCCATCGAGTTTATGGAGGGCGAACGGGGAGAATCCGCAGCGTTCGAGAGGCAGGACGAGGTGGAGCAGGGGGCGGAGCAGGACATTTTAACCGATTCCGAGTGCATGTCCGGCTCAGGCGGAGGTGCTGGTCACATTTTTAATTACTTCGACAGATTCAATATCCATCACCAACCCGTTCCAGGCGACGACTCTGCTAAGACGGACTTCACCTGTCCCGAATGCGGGAAGACGTTCCTGCGTCGGAACGGCCTCACGTTGCACATGAAGAGTCACCAAAAGCAGAACGCTCACGCGTGCCGCACCTGCAAGGTCGTCTTCCCGCAAAAGAACCTCCTCCGGACGCACAAGTGCCTGCCTCCGGAAAAAACTCTGGCCAAAACGGCGGACATGAGGTTCCGCTGCGAGATGTGCGGCAAATATTTTCACTCCAAAGCCAACCTGAAGGTTCACTACGCCGTGCACACGGGAGAACGGCCTCACACGTGCAGCTTCTGCGGAAGAGGGTTCTCGCAGAAAGGAAACCTGACCACTCACGAGCGCATCCACAAGGGAGAGCGGCCGTACGTGTGCACCACCTGCGGGAAAAGCTTCACCCAGAAAGGCAACCTGACTCACCACCTGGCTATTCATAGCAAGATAAACAACAGAATGAGGAACGCTGTTGAAAAATGgcagtga